A genomic window from Rhodococcus sp. KBS0724 includes:
- a CDS encoding mycofactocin-coupled SDR family oxidoreductase, with translation MGQFDGQVAFVTGAARGQGRSHALRLAQEGADIIAIDVCRQVDTVPYPTATADDLAETEREVKALGRRIVAREVDVRDLDGLKAAVDAGIDELGRLDIVLANAGISVPAPTLEMSEETWSTMIDVNLTGVWKTCVASVPHIIAGGRGGSVVITSSLAALKANANTAHYSAAKAGLVGFMKVLAKELAPQNIRVNTIHPTTVATDMILNDATYQLFRPDLTQPTRADFEEAALTLNTLPVPALESSDITEAVLYLAGDSGRYVTGTTHTVDAGGQL, from the coding sequence ATGGGGCAATTCGATGGTCAGGTTGCATTCGTCACCGGTGCTGCCCGGGGCCAGGGACGCAGCCATGCATTACGGCTCGCACAAGAAGGTGCCGACATCATCGCGATCGACGTCTGTCGTCAGGTCGACACCGTGCCGTACCCGACCGCCACTGCGGACGACCTCGCCGAGACCGAGCGGGAGGTCAAAGCCCTCGGTCGGCGTATTGTCGCCCGCGAAGTCGACGTGCGGGATCTCGACGGTCTCAAAGCAGCAGTCGATGCTGGTATCGACGAGCTCGGTCGGCTCGATATCGTGCTCGCCAATGCCGGTATCTCGGTGCCGGCTCCGACGCTCGAGATGTCCGAGGAGACCTGGTCGACGATGATCGACGTCAATCTCACCGGAGTGTGGAAGACCTGCGTTGCTTCCGTACCGCACATCATCGCGGGTGGTCGCGGCGGTTCTGTCGTGATCACGAGCTCACTCGCGGCTCTGAAAGCAAACGCGAATACCGCACACTACTCGGCAGCCAAGGCGGGTCTGGTCGGCTTCATGAAGGTGCTCGCCAAAGAACTTGCGCCGCAGAATATCCGAGTGAACACGATACATCCGACAACCGTCGCCACCGACATGATCCTCAACGACGCCACATACCAACTCTTCCGGCCGGACCTCACCCAGCCGACACGGGCCGACTTCGAGGAAGCCGCCTTGACGCTCAATACTCTGCCGGTGCCAGCGCTCGAATCGTCCGACATCACTGAAGCCGTGCTCTACCTTGCCGGAGACAGCGGACGCTATGTCACGGGAACCACGCACACCGTCGACGCGGGTGGTCAGCTCTAA
- a CDS encoding DUF2255 family protein — translation MSSTQGVHAMAGWSEDQVAAITNPQEVQVVTARADGSLRKPTIIWIVGDGDRIFIRSTNGRPAAWFTSAITTGTGQIISDGTVYDVKFVEAGDADLPTVDSAYRTKYRQYPSIVDHLIESGPRSATLEVFPA, via the coding sequence ATGTCGTCGACGCAAGGGGTGCATGCCATGGCGGGCTGGAGCGAAGATCAGGTAGCGGCGATCACGAACCCTCAGGAGGTGCAGGTCGTGACCGCGCGGGCGGACGGTTCGCTGAGAAAGCCGACAATAATCTGGATCGTCGGCGACGGTGATCGGATCTTCATCCGATCCACCAACGGCCGGCCGGCAGCCTGGTTCACGAGTGCGATCACGACAGGAACCGGGCAGATCATCTCCGATGGCACGGTGTACGACGTGAAATTCGTCGAAGCCGGCGACGCAGACCTTCCGACGGTCGACAGTGCCTACCGGACGAAGTACCGCCAGTACCCGAGCATCGTCGACCACCTGATCGAAAGTGGTCCGCGTTCAGCCACTCTCGAAGTCTTCCCCGCCTGA
- a CDS encoding methylamine utilization protein, with product MTTVLSHGPLQTDVPDIRPTLHGSVGTATRAGLIAAGAAAGAGIALVAAPSATTALTTAVVGAGLVTSLAANWSTCGMSVAGVVAAPKQPDRKGSSTPVRRLGWHALGSVTTGAVTGALIGALSAAVSGYIPIGWALGAWAVVALAYGLHELGVLTMPTPMRRQQLPRHLRRTMAPWKVSLIFGAIIGPGFLIFIRSSAYYLLALGVIASGSPALGAALFTVVSLGRCMPSLAAIVHTKRGGSMPGFLSIMCVVDRRVQSITGAALIALGAFAAFALI from the coding sequence ATGACTACCGTTCTCTCTCACGGCCCACTCCAGACCGATGTCCCTGACATTCGGCCGACCCTTCACGGCTCGGTCGGCACCGCTACTCGCGCCGGCTTGATCGCGGCAGGTGCAGCAGCGGGTGCCGGCATCGCGCTCGTGGCGGCACCTTCTGCTACAACAGCTTTGACCACTGCGGTTGTCGGAGCCGGACTGGTTACCTCACTGGCTGCCAACTGGTCGACGTGCGGAATGTCGGTTGCCGGAGTTGTTGCCGCACCGAAGCAACCTGACCGCAAGGGATCTTCGACTCCGGTACGCCGACTCGGTTGGCACGCCCTGGGTTCCGTCACTACGGGAGCCGTCACCGGCGCCCTGATCGGCGCTCTCAGCGCGGCGGTGTCGGGTTACATCCCGATCGGCTGGGCGTTGGGCGCCTGGGCCGTTGTGGCACTCGCATATGGTCTGCACGAGCTGGGTGTTCTCACGATGCCGACTCCGATGCGGCGCCAACAGCTTCCGCGCCATCTGCGCCGCACCATGGCGCCGTGGAAGGTCTCACTGATCTTCGGTGCGATCATCGGGCCCGGATTCCTGATCTTCATCCGCTCGAGTGCGTACTATCTCTTGGCGCTCGGCGTCATCGCCTCGGGTTCACCGGCTCTCGGCGCTGCACTGTTCACCGTCGTTTCCCTCGGCCGCTGCATGCCGAGCCTCGCGGCAATCGTGCACACCAAGCGCGGTGGCTCGATGCCCGGTTTCCTCTCGATCATGTGCGTCGTGGACCGTCGAGTGCAGAGCATCACGGGCGCTGCGCTGATCGCACTGGGAGCGTTTGCTGCCTTCGCGTTGATCTGA
- a CDS encoding AI-2E family transporter has translation MPEPENPTFGEAEPAHDDAVGQPHTEAEGQPIIAAEQDAARISSPAHPLGEPGPRFNRKSPFIIGLTAAAGVAVTYGGIELLIAARGVLILIVIAAFLAVGLEPAVSWLVHRRIPRWAAVTAVFLVAFGLLAGFLAAAIPPLVTQGTALVDNAPDYLHHLQQRYPTIDQLNSRFHLQDKLQETIGGENVPSVLGGIVGAGKVVFSAISGAVIVFVLTAYFLANFPRIRASLYRLAPHSRRPRTILIGDEIFAKVGGYVLGNLLISLITAVLTFIWLIAFGVPYPLLLAVLVAVLDLIPIIGSTLAGIVVALVALTVSLPISLATVVFFIALRLIEDYLLVPRIIGRTVQVPPLVTVVAVLLGGALLGIVGALLAIPIAAAILLLAREILFPQLDRR, from the coding sequence ATGCCTGAACCCGAAAACCCCACGTTCGGAGAGGCGGAACCTGCCCACGACGACGCAGTCGGTCAACCCCACACCGAAGCCGAGGGCCAGCCCATCATCGCCGCCGAACAGGACGCAGCACGGATCAGCTCGCCCGCACACCCGCTTGGTGAGCCCGGCCCCCGATTCAACCGCAAGTCCCCGTTCATAATTGGCTTGACCGCGGCAGCGGGTGTCGCGGTGACCTACGGCGGAATCGAGTTGCTGATCGCCGCCAGAGGAGTTCTCATCCTCATCGTCATCGCCGCCTTCCTCGCGGTCGGCCTCGAACCCGCGGTGTCCTGGTTGGTCCACCGCCGAATTCCCCGCTGGGCGGCCGTGACCGCTGTCTTCCTCGTCGCCTTCGGCTTGCTCGCCGGATTTCTCGCGGCCGCGATCCCGCCACTCGTCACCCAAGGCACCGCACTCGTCGACAACGCCCCGGATTATCTGCACCACCTCCAACAGCGCTACCCCACCATCGACCAACTCAACAGTCGATTCCACCTTCAGGACAAGCTCCAAGAGACAATCGGCGGCGAGAATGTTCCGAGCGTCCTCGGTGGGATCGTCGGTGCAGGCAAGGTCGTGTTCAGCGCGATCAGCGGTGCCGTCATCGTATTCGTCCTCACCGCCTATTTCCTCGCCAACTTCCCCCGGATCCGCGCCTCGCTCTACCGACTTGCACCCCACTCCCGCCGCCCGCGGACAATTCTGATCGGCGACGAAATTTTTGCCAAAGTCGGCGGATACGTGCTGGGTAACCTCCTGATCTCGCTCATCACCGCCGTCCTCACCTTCATCTGGCTGATCGCATTCGGGGTGCCATACCCACTACTGCTCGCGGTATTGGTCGCAGTACTGGACCTGATTCCGATTATCGGATCGACACTTGCCGGTATCGTCGTCGCCTTGGTGGCTTTGACTGTGTCACTACCTATTTCACTCGCTACAGTCGTCTTCTTCATCGCGCTCCGACTTATCGAGGACTACCTGCTCGTGCCACGCATCATCGGCCGAACCGTCCAGGTACCACCCCTCGTCACGGTCGTCGCAGTCCTGCTCGGTGGGGCACTGCTCGGAATTGTCGGTGCACTACTCGCCATCCCGATTGCCGCCGCGATCCTGCTTCTCGCGCGCGAAATACTCTTCCCGCAGCTGGACCGTCGATAA
- a CDS encoding VOC family protein, with amino-acid sequence MQIKLTSLFVDDQRAALAFYTDVLGFTKHHDIPLGEDSWLTVISPEAPDGPQLLLEPAKHPAVKPYRDALAEEGIPLAQFAVEDVEAEHARLTEKGVVFTQPPTDIGTAVVAVFDDTCGNLIQIIAEKPAQ; translated from the coding sequence ATGCAAATCAAACTGACAAGCCTCTTCGTCGACGATCAGCGAGCAGCACTCGCCTTCTACACCGACGTGCTCGGTTTCACGAAGCATCACGACATCCCGCTGGGCGAAGACTCGTGGCTCACGGTCATCTCACCGGAGGCTCCCGACGGCCCGCAACTCCTACTCGAACCCGCAAAGCACCCGGCGGTGAAACCGTATCGCGATGCACTTGCCGAGGAGGGCATCCCACTCGCTCAGTTCGCCGTCGAGGACGTCGAAGCCGAGCATGCACGTCTCACCGAGAAGGGTGTGGTGTTCACGCAGCCGCCGACAGATATCGGCACTGCCGTCGTGGCCGTTTTCGACGACACATGCGGCAACCTCATCCAGATCATCGCGGAGAAGCCTGCTCAGTGA
- a CDS encoding zinc-dependent alcohol dehydrogenase family protein, giving the protein MRGTIIYGPHDIRFEDRPDPVIVEPTDAIVRTVAACVCGSDLWRYRGIAEVAKPTPIGHEYVGIVEAVGSDVTTVKPGQFVVGGFLTSDNTCALCKVGAHANCLHGTGYDGCQAELIRVQNADGTLVATPELPDEAMIPNILALSDVMCTGWHAAISAGVKPGSTVVVVGDGAVGLSGVLAAAELGAERIIAMSRHEDRQRLALEFGATEIVAERGDVGVERVKELTSGIGADSVFECVGTHDSVEQALRSARPGGMVGWVGVPHVADLPQRHMFWKNVGLRGGPAPVRAYLDHLLDRVWNGQIQPGKVFDLTLPLDQVAEAYAAMDERRSIKAMLIP; this is encoded by the coding sequence ATGCGAGGCACAATCATCTACGGTCCCCATGACATCCGATTCGAGGATCGCCCAGACCCGGTGATCGTCGAGCCCACCGATGCGATAGTTCGCACCGTGGCTGCGTGCGTGTGCGGTTCGGACCTGTGGCGATACCGCGGTATCGCGGAAGTCGCCAAGCCGACGCCCATCGGTCACGAATACGTCGGCATCGTCGAAGCGGTGGGAAGTGACGTCACCACCGTGAAGCCTGGACAATTTGTGGTGGGCGGATTTTTGACCAGTGACAACACGTGCGCGCTCTGCAAGGTCGGCGCCCACGCGAACTGCCTCCACGGCACCGGATACGACGGCTGTCAAGCAGAACTGATCCGCGTCCAGAACGCCGACGGGACACTCGTCGCCACACCCGAACTGCCGGACGAGGCGATGATCCCGAACATTCTGGCGCTCTCCGACGTCATGTGTACCGGCTGGCATGCGGCGATCAGCGCAGGCGTCAAGCCCGGAAGCACGGTCGTGGTTGTGGGTGACGGCGCGGTAGGCCTGTCCGGTGTTCTTGCGGCAGCAGAGTTGGGTGCGGAGCGGATCATTGCAATGAGCCGTCATGAGGATCGGCAGCGTCTCGCACTGGAATTCGGTGCCACGGAGATCGTTGCGGAGCGCGGCGACGTAGGCGTCGAGCGGGTCAAGGAACTCACCTCCGGAATCGGAGCCGATTCGGTGTTCGAGTGCGTCGGTACTCACGATTCCGTCGAGCAGGCCCTGCGGTCCGCGCGCCCCGGCGGCATGGTTGGCTGGGTCGGTGTTCCGCATGTCGCGGATCTTCCTCAGCGGCACATGTTTTGGAAGAACGTCGGCTTGCGCGGTGGACCGGCACCGGTGCGGGCCTACCTCGACCATCTCCTCGACCGTGTCTGGAACGGGCAGATCCAGCCGGGCAAAGTCTTCGATCTGACGCTTCCGCTCGACCAGGTCGCCGAGGCGTATGCAGCGATGGACGAGCGACGCTCCATCAAGGCCATGCTCATTCCGTGA
- a CDS encoding FUSC family protein, producing the protein MYGGLVTPTPTLSATPSRLRHSSGAIAHSVSAQTWRAAFRLGSADAGIAPAIRVGLATAVVLILGGVLGHGELAGFAALGALSAAFGRYEPYPRLAGKLAMVGAALIVFIAFGAAMGVLGVPVWAQIGVLSLAAGAAYCFISGFRITGPGPVILVFAATGAAGFATSVSDLVRLVIAGTVGVLIGWAAAMLPALALPMGPARLAVARALANVGRLEAGGDSAVAAAQASIAHARTVIASSSRIKSTMGHGRELMAVLGEADAAVRLWSEQGDPSLIRDIALHEGELRKMKRSSMIEHSLEPASELPAPENYVIAGLRHLYSRAVVMNAVRIVVASALAGWVAAAAGLEHPLWASMGAMAAMQGLNYKQTVQRGIQRLVGNVGGAVIAAALIALTLGYWQAVVAVVILQTAAELFVVKNYALTSVAVTPMALVLIGLSAPIETSAALARVADTLIGVVIGVVVAAVTISRADRNHVLR; encoded by the coding sequence ATGTATGGTGGATTGGTGACGCCTACTCCGACTCTCTCCGCGACCCCCAGCCGACTCCGCCATTCGAGCGGAGCAATTGCGCATTCGGTGTCAGCGCAGACGTGGCGAGCAGCTTTCCGGCTCGGTTCCGCCGACGCCGGAATTGCCCCGGCGATACGAGTTGGCTTGGCAACGGCGGTAGTCCTGATTTTGGGCGGTGTGCTCGGGCACGGAGAGCTGGCGGGATTTGCGGCGCTGGGCGCGCTGAGCGCGGCGTTCGGACGGTACGAGCCATACCCCCGGTTGGCGGGCAAACTCGCGATGGTGGGCGCAGCGCTGATCGTGTTCATCGCCTTCGGTGCGGCAATGGGAGTGCTCGGTGTGCCGGTCTGGGCGCAGATCGGTGTTCTCTCGCTGGCGGCCGGCGCGGCGTACTGCTTCATCTCCGGTTTCCGCATCACTGGGCCAGGGCCCGTGATTCTCGTCTTCGCCGCGACGGGTGCGGCCGGCTTTGCCACGAGTGTTTCGGATCTGGTTCGGCTGGTCATCGCAGGAACGGTCGGTGTCCTGATCGGATGGGCCGCGGCGATGCTTCCCGCGCTTGCGTTGCCGATGGGCCCCGCCCGACTGGCTGTTGCCCGGGCGCTGGCGAACGTCGGGAGGCTAGAGGCCGGCGGTGATTCTGCAGTCGCCGCAGCGCAGGCGTCGATTGCGCATGCGCGCACGGTTATCGCGTCGAGTAGTCGGATCAAGTCGACGATGGGTCATGGACGCGAACTGATGGCGGTGCTCGGCGAAGCGGATGCCGCAGTGCGATTGTGGAGCGAGCAGGGCGATCCGTCGCTGATTCGCGATATTGCATTGCATGAGGGTGAGCTTCGTAAGATGAAGCGCTCCAGCATGATCGAGCACTCGCTCGAACCTGCATCGGAATTGCCCGCGCCGGAGAACTACGTCATCGCAGGTCTGCGGCACCTGTACTCGCGCGCCGTCGTGATGAATGCCGTTCGTATCGTCGTGGCGTCGGCATTAGCCGGATGGGTCGCCGCAGCCGCCGGGCTCGAGCATCCGCTGTGGGCGTCGATGGGTGCGATGGCGGCCATGCAGGGACTGAACTACAAGCAGACCGTTCAACGCGGAATCCAACGGCTTGTCGGCAACGTCGGCGGAGCAGTCATCGCTGCCGCTCTGATCGCCCTGACACTCGGCTATTGGCAGGCTGTTGTTGCAGTGGTGATCTTGCAGACCGCGGCGGAACTGTTTGTCGTCAAGAACTACGCGTTGACGTCTGTTGCCGTGACGCCGATGGCCTTGGTGCTCATCGGTCTCAGCGCACCGATCGAGACCAGTGCGGCGCTCGCTCGGGTCGCGGACACTCTCATCGGGGTGGTGATCGGCGTAGTCGTCGCAGCCGTGACAATCAGCCGCGCCGATCGGAACCACGTCCTACGATGA
- a CDS encoding TetR family transcriptional regulator, with translation MISTDNRIDRGGRPAATTAHHLAAVAQRLFVERGFDRTNVEDIAQEAGISTRTFFRYFPTKADVLWVESDAEISRLRQALADSAATEPYEAVMVRAVVTAMAFPDDQIEWARHRAQLVLTEPAVQAQASQRHTRWRAAATEFVSTRTTDGFFAIAVGHAVLAATQSAHEYWVTHADTHLADHLEQSLLLLLPPLPADTEMLADDRSDLRG, from the coding sequence GTGATCAGTACCGATAACCGAATCGACCGCGGAGGACGGCCCGCAGCGACAACTGCGCACCACCTCGCCGCCGTCGCCCAGCGACTGTTCGTCGAGCGCGGCTTCGACCGAACCAATGTCGAAGACATCGCGCAAGAAGCGGGTATCAGCACTCGAACCTTCTTCCGGTACTTCCCGACCAAAGCCGATGTCCTGTGGGTCGAATCGGATGCCGAGATCAGTCGACTGCGACAAGCGCTCGCCGACAGCGCAGCGACCGAACCGTACGAAGCCGTTATGGTGCGCGCCGTGGTCACGGCAATGGCCTTCCCCGACGACCAGATCGAATGGGCCAGACACCGGGCCCAACTGGTCCTGACGGAACCCGCCGTGCAAGCACAGGCCTCGCAACGTCACACCAGGTGGCGAGCCGCTGCCACCGAATTCGTGAGCACTCGTACCACTGACGGATTCTTCGCAATTGCGGTGGGACACGCAGTACTCGCCGCCACACAATCGGCACACGAGTACTGGGTCACGCACGCCGACACCCACCTCGCCGACCACCTCGAGCAGTCGCTACTCCTACTGCTCCCACCCCTGCCCGCCGATACCGAGATGCTCGCCGACGATCGCTCCGATCTGCGGGGGTGA
- a CDS encoding mycofactocin-coupled SDR family oxidoreductase yields the protein MTGRVEGKVALVTGAARGQGRAHALRLAEEGADIIAVDIAGPIPGLQYPHATVDDLAETVRLVEKTGRSIESAAVDIRDAPALGAAIDRGVDRFGHLDIVVGNAGVCYIAPWDQVTSEIWEETISTNLTGTWNTIRLAAPHLIANGGGSIILTSSVAGLKGLPFLLPYVASKHALTGMTEALAHELAQHKIRVNSLHPGGVETAMGDASAQAHFGPAIEGNPSVGGMLITSTQDSLTQPADQANAVLFLASDEASFVTAQHLAVDAGASTY from the coding sequence ATGACAGGTCGTGTCGAAGGCAAGGTGGCCCTCGTTACCGGAGCCGCTCGAGGTCAGGGCCGCGCGCATGCGCTGCGACTCGCCGAGGAGGGCGCCGACATTATCGCTGTCGACATCGCCGGGCCCATACCCGGCCTTCAGTACCCCCATGCGACCGTCGACGACCTCGCTGAGACTGTCCGTCTGGTCGAGAAGACCGGGCGCAGCATCGAATCGGCGGCTGTCGATATCCGCGACGCGCCGGCGCTCGGCGCTGCCATTGACCGGGGTGTCGACCGTTTCGGGCATCTCGACATCGTTGTCGGTAATGCCGGCGTCTGTTACATCGCGCCATGGGATCAGGTCACTTCTGAGATCTGGGAGGAGACCATCAGCACGAACCTCACCGGTACATGGAATACGATTCGTCTTGCGGCTCCTCACCTTATTGCGAACGGTGGCGGGTCGATCATTCTGACCAGTTCGGTTGCGGGACTGAAAGGGCTGCCGTTTCTGCTGCCCTATGTGGCCAGTAAGCATGCATTGACCGGCATGACCGAAGCCCTTGCGCATGAGTTGGCCCAGCACAAGATTCGTGTCAACAGTCTTCACCCCGGCGGCGTGGAAACCGCGATGGGAGATGCGAGTGCGCAGGCACACTTCGGTCCGGCGATCGAGGGCAATCCTTCGGTCGGTGGCATGCTCATCACGTCGACGCAGGATTCCCTGACGCAGCCGGCAGATCAGGCCAATGCGGTGCTGTTCCTGGCCTCCGACGAGGCTTCCTTCGTCACGGCCCAGCACCTCGCGGTCGATGCGGGTGCATCGACCTACTGA
- a CDS encoding vancomycin high temperature exclusion protein → MKRWIAGLVALGVVAYVGSVLWISVAASGHTSDVADAPEAPVVIVLGAQIKDGKPMAFLKGRLDAAVQLVEDGKASAVLVSGDASGASGDEIAAMTNYLVEQGIDKRRIVGDPYGLDTYDTCSRAIHTYGVSKALIVTQGYHVPRAVALCRDAGIDADGVNSDCGCSTPTLIKNAAREWILAKPKAAIDMLSGRDAKVTSPPEDSVKSAVRLY, encoded by the coding sequence GTGAAGCGATGGATTGCGGGTCTCGTTGCACTCGGCGTAGTTGCCTATGTGGGGTCCGTCCTCTGGATATCCGTCGCCGCGTCGGGGCACACCTCCGACGTCGCGGATGCGCCCGAGGCTCCGGTGGTGATCGTTCTGGGTGCTCAGATCAAGGACGGCAAGCCGATGGCGTTCCTGAAAGGGCGCCTCGACGCGGCCGTCCAACTGGTCGAGGACGGCAAGGCGAGCGCAGTGTTGGTGTCGGGGGATGCCAGTGGGGCTTCGGGTGACGAGATCGCCGCGATGACAAATTACCTGGTGGAGCAGGGGATCGATAAGCGTCGTATCGTCGGGGATCCGTACGGCCTGGACACGTATGACACCTGCTCTAGGGCAATACATACGTATGGTGTGTCGAAGGCGTTGATCGTCACCCAGGGCTACCACGTGCCCCGCGCGGTCGCGTTGTGCCGTGACGCCGGGATCGATGCGGACGGGGTGAACAGTGATTGTGGGTGCTCCACACCGACGTTGATCAAAAATGCTGCCCGAGAATGGATTCTCGCCAAGCCCAAAGCGGCAATCGACATGCTGTCCGGTCGCGATGCGAAGGTCACGAGCCCGCCGGAGGATTCGGTCAAATCTGCTGTGCGCCTTTATTAA
- a CDS encoding helix-turn-helix transcriptional regulator, with protein sequence MYRALDDETRRIILDELAAHDGQTLFEICSLLTMRHGLGFTRQAISQHLGVLESAGLVVTERRGRSKFHYFNPEPLAEITRRWPVETGTQCKSN encoded by the coding sequence ATCTACCGTGCTCTCGACGACGAGACGAGGCGCATCATCCTCGACGAACTCGCGGCACATGACGGCCAGACCCTGTTCGAGATCTGTTCACTGCTCACGATGCGGCACGGTCTTGGCTTCACGCGTCAGGCCATCTCTCAGCACCTCGGCGTACTCGAGTCGGCTGGACTAGTCGTGACGGAGCGGCGCGGACGTTCCAAATTCCACTACTTCAATCCCGAGCCACTTGCCGAAATCACCCGGCGATGGCCTGTCGAGACAGGAACACAATGCAAATCAAACTGA
- a CDS encoding S9 family peptidase, protein MNFQSKSIIAALCAAAISSVALAPMASAEAPGVSVATGTVVSSEPLPRDLWIPGTADATRFTYWTIGSDGSPALSSGAYYVPAGPAPEGGWPVIAWAHGTTGLDDSCAPSLVGPGLPERDYPYLGRWLAEGYAVVATDYVGLGTPGLMPYLDGKVEAHSVVDSVKAARALDSSISNRWAVVGQSQGGGAAITTARYATEYGGDSLDYRGGVGTGVPANIELVFLPAGPGFPPVALGGGLTSYALYILAGLREAHPEIDVNSYLTPLGREQVDLAEKLCAADLEEASKKLVLGDVLSRPLNEIPNFYGLLNDYMGVPTSGYDRPIFIGQGLLDVDVPAPSALSLVAALVANGEPVTFKTYNTDHSGALIESQADTIPFVANLFR, encoded by the coding sequence GTGAATTTCCAGTCGAAGTCGATTATTGCGGCGCTGTGTGCTGCGGCGATTAGTTCGGTGGCCTTGGCGCCTATGGCGTCGGCGGAGGCGCCCGGCGTCTCGGTTGCAACCGGAACTGTTGTCTCGAGCGAACCGCTACCGCGGGATCTCTGGATTCCGGGGACGGCCGACGCTACTCGATTCACGTACTGGACCATCGGTTCCGACGGAAGCCCTGCCCTCAGTAGCGGCGCGTACTACGTACCGGCCGGGCCTGCCCCCGAAGGCGGCTGGCCCGTCATCGCGTGGGCGCACGGAACCACCGGCCTCGACGACTCCTGTGCGCCCTCCCTGGTGGGGCCAGGACTCCCGGAACGTGATTACCCATATCTGGGTCGCTGGCTTGCCGAAGGCTACGCCGTGGTCGCAACCGATTACGTCGGACTGGGAACTCCGGGACTCATGCCGTACCTCGACGGAAAAGTGGAGGCGCACAGCGTCGTCGACTCTGTGAAAGCTGCTCGCGCCCTCGATTCTTCGATCTCGAATCGCTGGGCAGTGGTCGGGCAGTCGCAAGGCGGCGGCGCGGCAATCACGACCGCGCGATACGCAACCGAATACGGTGGGGATTCCCTCGACTACCGCGGTGGTGTGGGGACGGGTGTACCGGCCAACATAGAACTGGTCTTCCTGCCGGCCGGCCCCGGATTTCCGCCCGTCGCACTCGGTGGAGGCTTGACGTCGTACGCCCTCTACATTCTGGCGGGTCTGCGCGAAGCGCACCCGGAAATCGACGTGAACTCGTACCTGACTCCGCTGGGGCGCGAGCAGGTCGATCTGGCCGAAAAGCTATGCGCCGCAGACTTGGAAGAAGCATCGAAGAAGCTGGTGCTTGGTGACGTGTTGTCGCGTCCGCTCAACGAAATACCGAACTTCTACGGTCTCCTGAACGACTACATGGGTGTACCGACCAGCGGTTACGACCGGCCTATCTTCATCGGCCAAGGCTTGCTGGACGTGGATGTTCCTGCCCCGTCGGCACTTTCGCTTGTCGCGGCACTGGTCGCGAATGGTGAACCCGTGACCTTCAAGACCTACAACACCGACCACAGTGGCGCGTTGATCGAATCGCAGGCCGACACAATTCCGTTTGTCGCGAACCTCTTCCGCTAG
- a CDS encoding cupredoxin domain-containing protein — translation MRRWIAGFGLAVAATCVPACGTEDPAPDVVVEISNVQFSPMDVTVEHGGTVEWRFDDGGLLHHVESPGLFDSGITGDGTFRHTFENAGVYEYSCSVHPYMIGVITVL, via the coding sequence GTGAGGAGGTGGATCGCCGGCTTCGGCCTTGCCGTCGCAGCAACGTGCGTTCCTGCTTGCGGCACAGAAGATCCCGCCCCCGACGTCGTGGTCGAGATCAGCAATGTTCAGTTCAGCCCGATGGACGTCACCGTCGAGCACGGCGGCACCGTCGAGTGGCGTTTCGACGACGGCGGACTTCTGCATCACGTGGAATCACCCGGACTGTTCGACAGCGGCATCACCGGAGACGGTACCTTCCGGCACACGTTCGAGAACGCCGGTGTCTACGAGTACTCGTGCTCCGTGCACCCGTACATGATCGGAGTCATCACAGTGTTGTGA
- a CDS encoding plastocyanin/azurin family copper-binding protein — protein MKKLVPAFLAACAALSLTACSSSDSSTSDEPAVVIEVKNMAYTPASVTIEKGQTVEWKFDDSGLPHDVVGNGELEGKLKSELLTEGTFSFTFDDAGTFTYHCTPHPMMVGTVIVQ, from the coding sequence ATGAAGAAGCTCGTTCCCGCTTTCCTCGCCGCCTGTGCGGCTTTGAGTCTCACCGCCTGCAGCAGCAGCGACAGTTCGACGTCGGACGAACCTGCCGTCGTGATCGAGGTGAAGAACATGGCTTACACACCGGCATCGGTCACTATCGAGAAGGGCCAGACCGTCGAGTGGAAGTTCGACGACAGCGGACTCCCCCACGACGTAGTCGGCAACGGTGAACTCGAAGGGAAACTGAAGAGCGAGTTACTTACCGAGGGAACCTTCTCGTTCACGTTCGACGACGCCGGTACCTTCACCTACCACTGCACGCCCCATCCGATGATGGTCGGCACCGTGATCGTTCAATAG